The following proteins are encoded in a genomic region of Dyadobacter sp. UC 10:
- a CDS encoding SusC/RagA family TonB-linked outer membrane protein: MKTTVRLLYIFLFLAFGTLSYAQDIDVTGKVTSATDGSALPGASVLIKGTTTGVPTDAEGNFAIKVPSGQAILVFSMIGMTPQEITVGTQTVINVGLQEDAKALSEVVVVGYGTQRKLDVTGSVVQIKGEDISKQPSMNAVSGLQGKVAGVQINNSGKPGEAPQIRIRGVGTAYGSANPLYVVDGVWFDDISFLNSGDIESMNILKDASSQSIYGVRAANGVVLITTKKGKSGQAVVNYDGFVGFQKVTNQIKMANANEYATMVNELSRINGKEDVLDPSQFGEGTDWYHQILRNALVTNHQVSVSGGGEKSTYNFSLGYLDQNGVVEKNNFKRYTARLQSDFQVLKNLKVGYTATGSFSKSKDEAGGIFRQLYAAGPVVPVYYDDGTYGDPTDYNLGDGNNFNPQVTIDFFNQNTKKTLLTGNAYAELNLFKGLTFKTSLGGRYSQDETRAYVREYVATFKQRNTTSQLTFTRPQARYWIFENTLTYTKEFGDHSLTALLGQSAQRDQSYKLTASALNVPYSSEGDLYLTLGNTDGRNVVDEGDLGTYASYFGRVNYSFGDRYLLNASLRADGSSKFFEGGNAWGYFPSVGAGWVISNEGFMKSQTVFDNLKLRGSWGKIGNASVPSNLSTLTVATGGGLAAIFGGQLNTGASINTIIPPTTVWERGVGTDFGIEAGFLKSRLTIELDYYVKKTERAIFDIPVLTSIGTESGRIVGNQATFQNKGFEFALSWRDDIGDDLSYSIGFNGGINDNKVLSVTSGANPIYDGGVGLTSGALATRTVVGDPIGSFYGFVVDGIFQTQDEIKNSAQSNAKPGDFRYRDISGTNGTPDGAITGLDRQVIGNPNPKFTYGINTNWNYKNFDLMLDFQGVSGVDIYNANLGWRYGNENFTKDYFDNRWHGEGTSNTYPSANIGGGQNYMPNTFFVQSGSYFRVRNAQLGFTLPQTVSEKMKIRKLRLYANAQNALNFFKYKGLSPEVRANENKPTQAGIDANVYPLSATYNFGINVTF; encoded by the coding sequence ATGAAAACTACTGTACGGCTACTGTACATCTTTTTGTTTCTGGCATTTGGAACACTATCCTACGCGCAGGACATTGATGTGACAGGAAAAGTAACATCTGCGACAGACGGCTCAGCTTTACCAGGAGCCAGCGTGCTGATAAAGGGGACTACAACCGGCGTCCCCACCGATGCCGAAGGAAATTTTGCAATCAAAGTCCCCTCGGGTCAAGCCATTCTCGTTTTTTCAATGATCGGGATGACGCCCCAGGAAATCACCGTGGGTACTCAGACGGTCATTAATGTCGGATTACAGGAAGACGCCAAGGCTTTATCCGAGGTGGTGGTTGTCGGGTATGGTACGCAGCGAAAACTGGATGTGACGGGTTCTGTGGTGCAGATCAAAGGCGAGGACATTTCGAAACAACCTTCCATGAATGCCGTGAGCGGCTTGCAGGGTAAGGTTGCGGGGGTTCAGATCAATAATTCGGGAAAACCGGGCGAGGCACCTCAAATCAGGATCAGGGGCGTAGGGACCGCTTACGGCAGTGCTAATCCGCTGTATGTCGTTGATGGAGTCTGGTTTGATGATATCAGCTTTCTTAATTCAGGCGATATTGAGAGCATGAACATTCTGAAAGATGCTTCCAGCCAGTCCATCTACGGTGTGAGAGCAGCAAACGGGGTTGTTTTGATCACAACTAAAAAAGGAAAATCCGGACAGGCTGTTGTGAATTACGACGGATTTGTCGGCTTCCAAAAAGTGACCAACCAGATCAAAATGGCAAATGCAAATGAATATGCCACAATGGTCAACGAATTGAGCCGGATCAATGGAAAGGAAGACGTTCTCGACCCGAGCCAATTTGGGGAAGGTACCGACTGGTACCACCAAATTCTCAGAAACGCACTGGTAACCAATCATCAGGTGTCGGTCAGCGGAGGCGGAGAGAAATCGACTTACAATTTCTCACTCGGATACCTGGATCAAAATGGTGTTGTAGAGAAAAATAACTTCAAGCGCTATACAGCCCGTTTACAAAGCGATTTCCAGGTATTAAAAAATCTGAAAGTAGGTTATACGGCTACTGGTTCATTCAGCAAGTCGAAAGATGAAGCAGGAGGTATTTTCCGGCAGTTATATGCAGCTGGCCCGGTTGTACCGGTTTATTACGACGACGGTACTTACGGTGATCCGACGGATTATAATCTGGGTGACGGTAACAACTTCAATCCTCAGGTAACCATTGATTTTTTCAATCAGAATACAAAAAAGACACTTCTGACAGGTAATGCTTACGCGGAACTCAACCTTTTCAAAGGCCTTACCTTCAAAACCAGCCTGGGGGGGCGCTATTCGCAGGACGAAACGCGGGCCTATGTCCGTGAGTACGTTGCTACATTTAAACAACGTAATACGACCAGCCAGTTGACTTTTACAAGACCGCAGGCCCGGTACTGGATCTTTGAAAATACATTGACCTATACCAAGGAATTCGGCGATCACAGTCTGACTGCATTGCTGGGACAATCTGCACAACGCGATCAATCATACAAACTGACAGCCAGTGCACTCAACGTACCGTATTCAAGTGAGGGGGATTTGTACCTGACCCTGGGCAATACCGACGGGCGGAATGTGGTGGACGAAGGTGATCTGGGAACCTATGCATCGTATTTCGGTCGCGTAAATTATTCTTTCGGTGACCGCTATCTGCTGAATGCTTCTTTACGTGCGGATGGTTCTTCCAAATTCTTCGAAGGCGGCAATGCATGGGGTTACTTTCCATCCGTGGGAGCCGGCTGGGTAATCAGCAACGAAGGCTTCATGAAAAGTCAGACCGTTTTCGACAATCTGAAACTGAGAGGTAGCTGGGGTAAAATCGGTAATGCTTCGGTTCCTTCCAATTTATCGACCCTCACCGTCGCGACCGGCGGTGGACTGGCTGCGATTTTTGGCGGACAGCTGAATACCGGTGCAAGCATCAATACCATCATCCCTCCCACTACTGTTTGGGAAAGAGGCGTCGGTACAGACTTTGGTATTGAGGCTGGATTTCTCAAATCCAGATTGACCATTGAACTGGATTATTATGTCAAGAAAACGGAAAGGGCAATTTTTGACATTCCTGTATTGACTTCAATCGGAACTGAATCGGGTCGTATTGTAGGAAACCAGGCAACTTTCCAGAATAAGGGTTTTGAATTTGCCCTATCCTGGCGCGATGATATTGGCGATGACCTTTCTTACAGCATTGGTTTCAATGGAGGTATTAATGACAACAAAGTTTTGTCGGTAACCTCAGGTGCTAATCCTATTTATGACGGGGGCGTCGGCCTGACGAGTGGCGCACTTGCAACCAGGACCGTAGTAGGTGATCCGATCGGTTCATTTTATGGATTTGTTGTTGATGGAATCTTCCAAACTCAGGACGAGATCAAGAATTCTGCACAGTCCAATGCAAAGCCGGGAGATTTTCGTTACCGGGATATCAGCGGAACCAACGGTACCCCCGACGGAGCTATCACAGGTCTGGACAGACAGGTAATCGGAAATCCAAACCCCAAATTCACCTACGGCATCAATACCAACTGGAACTATAAAAATTTTGATTTGATGCTTGATTTCCAGGGGGTTTCAGGAGTTGACATTTACAATGCAAACCTGGGCTGGCGTTATGGAAATGAGAACTTCACCAAAGACTACTTCGATAATCGCTGGCATGGTGAAGGAACTTCCAACACTTACCCTTCTGCCAACATCGGAGGCGGCCAGAATTATATGCCTAACACTTTCTTTGTGCAGAGCGGCAGCTATTTCAGGGTTCGAAATGCGCAGCTTGGCTTCACGCTACCGCAAACGGTTAGTGAAAAGATGAAAATCAGAAAGCTGCGCCTGTATGCGAATGCGCAGAATGCATTGAATTTCTTCAAATACAAAGGCTTATCTCCTGAGGTTCGGGCTAACGAAAACAAGCCTACCCAGGCGGGGATCGATGCCAATGTGTACCCGCTTTCGGCTACTTACAACTTCGGTATCAATGTTACTTTCTAA
- a CDS encoding triple tyrosine motif-containing protein translates to MLIFFRSSAQETPPLINFFTSEYKAHNQNWAISQRSDGIIYTANSDGLLEYDGGAWRLYPLPDGQIVRAVLCDDSGKDQRIYVGGFAEFGYWLKQPDGQLKYYSLSKSANFQSLKTEEIWHILKTPDYIYFQSFAKIYRYDGKKLTEIQAEGNFMFLKYVHNRLLIHVIDRGIYELKGDRFESLPGTDALSSSIVTSILPLSRGRILITTTKNGLLVWENGELRPWQISLTDELKKNIINKAIILSSDSSIAIGTIQNGVYIISKHGDSKYQFNKETGLQNNTVIALAEDHRQKLWIGMDQGISLVEMSSPIISYQTNDNPLGSTYAAALWRGRLYVGSNKGVFSKKWPSSEPFRAIPGLEGQTWMLKVFNDQLLCGHNDATFRIDERGAHKISNITGGWVMLPIPSGSDTLLLQGAYNGMHAYKKNKDGYWTYAHSVKGVPPTPIRQIVPDENGVFWLAHAYKGLFSATLTARLDSALTWKEFKSPDQIPSEFSVEIIKWKNKIHIRSGNGFLKPGPGQILSNSAEFAPEEESFKVRTGIGDDWFKVFINRITLYSPGKEPKELPLQLIRNSETVIPLTNNHYFFCLDNGYALFNRTLNLDEGGVRLAPVVRRVSNLRNLTETFHLSGNPALPAEVRALRINYALPEYGRTVQYRYRLRGLTDQWSEWTDQSFVEFTNLESADYVFEVRSSLNDLVTAYRFSVQPRWRETLVARIFFALLIAAALIGLIFYQEKRLDRHRKKLIAEQEEKLRQQRLSSERQIMQIQNEKLQSEIQSKSQQLSNVAINVVRKNEILEEISNELKQVKAELGQQLPNIHYQKLLHSIERNVAGKDDWLLFEQNFDEVHEHFFKRLRQFCPTISPSELRLAACLRMNLSTKEMAPALGISVRGVEIKRYRLRKKLGLGMDANLVDYMMDI, encoded by the coding sequence TTGTTAATTTTCTTCCGATCATCCGCCCAGGAAACACCGCCGTTAATCAATTTTTTTACATCGGAATACAAAGCCCATAACCAGAACTGGGCGATCAGTCAACGCTCAGATGGCATTATTTATACTGCAAATTCGGACGGGTTGCTGGAATATGACGGGGGGGCTTGGAGACTGTACCCCCTTCCCGACGGACAGATTGTGAGAGCCGTTTTGTGCGACGATTCGGGAAAAGACCAACGGATTTATGTCGGTGGTTTCGCTGAGTTTGGATATTGGCTAAAACAACCGGACGGTCAGCTCAAATATTATTCTCTCAGCAAAAGCGCCAACTTTCAGAGTCTTAAAACGGAGGAAATCTGGCATATCCTTAAGACGCCCGACTACATTTACTTTCAGTCTTTTGCCAAAATTTATCGTTACGACGGAAAAAAGCTCACTGAAATACAGGCTGAGGGAAATTTCATGTTTCTGAAATATGTCCATAACCGTCTGCTTATTCATGTTATAGACCGGGGTATTTATGAATTAAAAGGGGACCGGTTTGAAAGTCTGCCCGGCACCGACGCACTTTCTTCTTCAATTGTTACTTCAATACTTCCGCTTTCCCGTGGCCGCATCTTGATCACAACTACGAAAAACGGTTTACTCGTCTGGGAAAATGGCGAGCTGCGCCCCTGGCAGATCTCACTCACGGACGAGCTGAAAAAGAACATTATCAACAAGGCCATCATTCTTTCCAGCGATAGCAGCATTGCGATCGGCACGATCCAGAATGGCGTTTACATCATCTCAAAGCACGGCGATTCTAAATATCAGTTCAATAAAGAAACCGGATTGCAGAACAATACCGTCATCGCACTGGCAGAAGATCATCGGCAAAAGTTATGGATAGGAATGGACCAGGGGATCAGTCTGGTAGAAATGTCGTCTCCAATCATTTCCTATCAGACCAACGACAATCCGCTTGGGTCGACTTATGCAGCTGCGCTCTGGCGCGGGCGGCTTTATGTTGGTTCCAATAAAGGAGTATTTTCAAAAAAGTGGCCTTCTTCCGAACCTTTCCGCGCTATTCCCGGGCTGGAAGGGCAAACATGGATGCTGAAAGTATTTAACGATCAGCTGCTCTGCGGGCATAACGACGCCACTTTCCGGATAGACGAGCGGGGTGCACACAAGATCTCCAACATAACAGGAGGCTGGGTAATGCTCCCTATTCCCAGCGGAAGTGATACCTTGCTTTTACAGGGAGCCTATAACGGAATGCATGCTTATAAAAAGAATAAGGACGGATACTGGACCTACGCGCACAGTGTAAAAGGCGTGCCGCCCACCCCTATCCGTCAGATTGTTCCGGATGAAAACGGCGTGTTTTGGCTGGCTCACGCCTATAAAGGACTTTTTTCGGCAACGCTCACTGCCAGACTGGATTCTGCTCTAACCTGGAAGGAGTTTAAATCCCCTGACCAGATACCAAGTGAATTTTCCGTAGAGATCATCAAGTGGAAAAATAAAATCCATATCCGGTCGGGAAATGGTTTTCTGAAACCCGGGCCCGGGCAGATACTCAGCAACAGCGCTGAATTTGCACCGGAAGAAGAGTCTTTCAAAGTCCGTACCGGCATTGGCGACGATTGGTTCAAGGTCTTTATCAACCGGATCACCCTTTATTCACCCGGCAAAGAGCCGAAAGAACTGCCGCTTCAGCTCATCAGAAACAGCGAAACCGTTATTCCTCTGACGAATAACCATTATTTCTTTTGTCTCGACAATGGCTACGCTTTGTTTAACAGGACTTTGAATCTGGACGAAGGTGGAGTCAGATTGGCCCCGGTTGTCAGGAGAGTCTCCAATCTTAGGAACCTGACCGAAACATTCCACCTATCGGGTAACCCGGCGCTTCCCGCTGAGGTACGTGCTTTGCGGATCAACTATGCCCTGCCTGAATATGGGCGCACTGTTCAGTACCGTTACCGGCTTCGTGGCCTCACCGACCAATGGTCTGAGTGGACGGATCAGAGTTTCGTCGAATTCACCAATCTGGAATCGGCCGACTATGTATTTGAAGTTCGCAGCAGCCTGAATGACCTTGTAACTGCTTACCGGTTCAGCGTGCAGCCCCGATGGCGGGAAACGCTCGTTGCCCGGATATTCTTTGCCTTACTGATTGCGGCAGCGCTGATCGGACTAATTTTCTATCAGGAAAAGCGCCTTGACAGACATCGCAAAAAACTGATTGCGGAGCAGGAAGAAAAATTACGCCAGCAGCGTCTATCCAGCGAAAGGCAGATCATGCAGATACAAAATGAAAAGCTGCAAAGCGAAATTCAGAGCAAAAGCCAGCAGCTCAGCAATGTGGCGATCAATGTAGTGCGTAAAAATGAGATACTGGAAGAGATCAGCAACGAGCTGAAACAGGTGAAAGCCGAACTTGGCCAGCAACTTCCGAATATCCATTATCAGAAACTATTGCATAGCATTGAGCGCAATGTGGCCGGCAAGGACGACTGGCTGCTATTCGAACAAAACTTTGATGAAGTGCACGAGCATTTCTTTAAAAGGCTGCGGCAATTCTGCCCTACCATCTCTCCTTCGGAGCTCAGGCTTGCAGCCTGCCTTCGCATGAATTTATCCACTAAAGAAATGGCCCCTGCCCTGGGGATTTCTGTCCGTGGTGTGGAAATAAAACGCTACCGGCTGCGGAAAAAACTAGGGCTTGGTATGGATGCCAACCTGGTTGATTACATGATGGACATTTAG
- the mdh gene encoding malate dehydrogenase, with translation MKITVVGAGAVGATTADNIIRRELAEEVVLLDIKEGVSEGKSLDMYQTAALLGFNTKPVGSTNDYEKTKGSDVVVITSGLPRKPGMTREELIGINAGIVKGVTENILKYSPKAIIIVVSNPMDTMTYLALKESGIPKKRLIGMGGALDSARFKTYLAMAMDVSPLDIHGMVIGGHGDTTMIPLTRLATYNGIPVSRFLSAEKLDKVAADTMVGGATLTKLIGTSAWYAPGAATLLMVESIVRNQKRIVPCSAYLNGEYGQKDICMGVPVVLGRNGWEKIINLRLSDAEKAAFEKSAEAVRSMNGALSL, from the coding sequence ATGAAGATCACTGTTGTAGGTGCAGGCGCCGTCGGTGCAACTACTGCCGATAATATTATTCGTCGTGAACTGGCAGAAGAAGTCGTATTGCTCGACATCAAGGAAGGTGTAAGTGAAGGCAAATCCCTGGATATGTATCAAACAGCGGCCTTACTCGGATTCAATACCAAGCCGGTCGGCTCCACCAACGATTATGAAAAAACGAAAGGATCTGATGTAGTGGTCATCACGTCGGGCTTGCCCCGTAAGCCGGGTATGACAAGGGAAGAATTGATCGGCATTAACGCAGGAATTGTAAAGGGTGTAACTGAAAATATTCTCAAATATTCACCCAAGGCAATTATCATCGTGGTATCTAACCCCATGGATACCATGACCTATCTTGCATTGAAAGAATCGGGTATTCCAAAGAAAAGACTGATCGGAATGGGCGGCGCGCTCGATAGCGCACGTTTTAAAACCTATCTGGCAATGGCAATGGATGTATCACCGCTTGATATTCATGGTATGGTGATTGGCGGACACGGTGACACGACCATGATCCCGCTAACCCGCCTGGCAACATACAATGGCATCCCGGTAAGCAGGTTCCTGTCTGCCGAGAAACTGGACAAAGTGGCGGCTGATACGATGGTAGGCGGCGCCACCTTAACAAAACTGATTGGAACCTCTGCCTGGTACGCACCAGGCGCAGCCACATTGCTAATGGTCGAAAGTATTGTCCGTAACCAGAAACGCATTGTTCCCTGCAGCGCTTACCTCAATGGTGAATATGGACAAAAGGATATTTGCATGGGTGTGCCTGTTGTACTCGGCAGAAATGGCTGGGAAAAAATCATTAATCTCCGCCTGAGCGATGCAGAAAAAGCGGCGTTTGAAAAATCAGCAGAAGCCGTTCGTTCAATGAATGGTGCATTGAGTTTGTAA
- a CDS encoding TonB-dependent receptor: protein MKTTLCALLIVFTSFSALSQAIKGKITDEKNGSALPGVSILIQGTNNGTVTGPDGNFSLNVPDGSYKLVVSFIGYTPKLVPIEVTAGQSSAANITLTESSELLSEIVVTGSRSGGRSRIDSPVPVDIIPVSQITNNVGQVDINQILTYIAPSFQSSRQTISDGSDHIDPAQLRGLGPDQVLVLVNGKRRHQSSLVNVNGTVNRGTVGTDLNAIPATAVDKIEILRDGVAAQYGSDAIAGVINIILKSRTGLSGNVSYGQNVTGYEKNYVINYGNDESVGISDGGTAQVGLNYGLKIGRKGFLNITGEYVNREATNRTGTYTGQIFPAADGKIMDEQLLGQKGLTRNDFDMRIGNSKVKGGGIVLNASIPLSDNLEFYAFGGYNNKKGNAAGFYRYPNSVPAAVRTNVFALYPNGFLPEINSDVTDISAAGGFKGKFGQWKFDLSNTFGKNNFDYTISNSVNYTQVNTAMNIQRAFNAGGNGFSQNTVNLDLGRKFDVLHGLNVAIGAEQRTEKYTITAGEEASYKNYDVAAGVAAGAQVFSGFFPQNAGSHSRNSIAGYLDLEQDITKAWVLSGALRFENYSDFGNTLNYKLSTRYKFTDGIALRASASSGFRAPSLQQRYYAKTNTLFVTQNGQQVAQESGTFTNDSRPAEILGIPKLKQETSQSFTVGTTIQLSNAFELTIDAYQIDIDDRIVLTNNFNDGGNATLKAQLAAANATTANFFSNAVDTRSRGIESVLSYNTKFGGNQSLRAVLAGTFIQNKVKKDADGKPIIHVSDILVQTKQVNTYFNREDMSRFEIASPKNKQSLTVNYNIGKLGLMLRAVRFGEVTYWDPTIDPTKPDSWPVNTLTGQKETLDQTFGAKIVTDIAVNYNLVKGINLSVGSNNLFDVYQDKHTHSGNVSLGRFVYSRRVQQMGVNGRYVFARINFNF from the coding sequence ATGAAAACAACACTATGCGCACTACTTATTGTTTTCACTTCGTTTTCGGCGCTTTCTCAGGCCATCAAAGGGAAAATTACGGACGAGAAAAACGGGTCAGCCTTGCCCGGCGTTTCCATTCTGATTCAGGGGACAAATAACGGTACAGTTACCGGTCCCGATGGAAACTTTTCGTTGAATGTTCCCGACGGTTCCTACAAACTCGTGGTTTCATTTATCGGTTACACACCAAAACTTGTGCCGATCGAGGTGACTGCCGGACAATCGTCAGCAGCTAACATTACGCTCACTGAATCTTCCGAACTCCTTAGCGAGATTGTTGTAACCGGTTCCCGCAGCGGCGGTCGTTCGCGTATTGACTCGCCGGTTCCGGTTGATATCATCCCGGTTTCCCAAATTACAAATAATGTCGGGCAGGTAGATATTAACCAGATCCTGACCTACATAGCACCTTCATTCCAGTCGTCCAGGCAAACTATTTCTGACGGTTCGGATCATATTGACCCCGCACAGCTACGCGGACTTGGGCCCGATCAGGTTCTGGTTTTGGTCAATGGTAAAAGAAGGCACCAATCTTCGCTCGTCAATGTCAACGGAACCGTCAACCGCGGCACAGTGGGAACAGATTTGAATGCAATTCCCGCTACGGCTGTCGACAAGATTGAAATCCTGCGCGACGGTGTAGCAGCGCAATACGGTTCTGACGCAATTGCGGGGGTTATCAATATCATTTTAAAATCCAGGACAGGACTGAGTGGAAATGTTTCCTACGGGCAAAATGTGACGGGTTATGAAAAGAACTATGTAATTAACTATGGAAACGATGAGTCCGTCGGCATTTCCGACGGTGGCACGGCCCAGGTAGGATTGAACTATGGCCTAAAAATTGGCCGGAAAGGCTTTTTAAATATCACTGGTGAATACGTAAACCGCGAGGCGACAAACAGAACAGGTACTTACACAGGTCAGATTTTCCCTGCTGCCGACGGCAAAATCATGGACGAACAATTGCTCGGACAGAAAGGGTTGACCCGAAACGACTTTGATATGCGGATTGGAAATTCGAAAGTGAAGGGCGGCGGAATTGTGTTGAATGCCAGTATTCCACTTTCTGACAATCTCGAATTCTACGCATTTGGCGGCTATAATAATAAAAAAGGAAATGCAGCAGGATTTTACAGATATCCCAATTCAGTTCCTGCTGCGGTGCGCACGAATGTTTTTGCTCTATATCCAAATGGCTTTTTACCCGAGATCAACAGCGACGTAACCGATATTTCTGCCGCAGGAGGTTTTAAAGGAAAATTCGGTCAATGGAAGTTTGACCTGAGCAACACATTTGGGAAAAATAATTTCGACTACACCATCTCCAACTCTGTCAATTACACACAGGTTAATACCGCGATGAATATCCAGAGAGCGTTCAATGCAGGCGGAAACGGTTTTTCTCAAAACACGGTCAACCTCGATCTTGGCCGCAAATTCGATGTTTTACACGGACTAAATGTCGCAATAGGCGCCGAGCAGCGAACCGAAAAATATACCATCACCGCGGGAGAGGAAGCCTCTTACAAAAACTATGACGTTGCAGCGGGTGTGGCTGCGGGCGCGCAGGTATTTTCAGGATTTTTTCCTCAAAATGCAGGTTCGCATTCCCGCAACAGTATTGCGGGCTATCTTGACCTGGAACAGGACATTACCAAAGCCTGGGTTTTGAGCGGAGCATTACGTTTTGAGAATTATTCTGATTTTGGCAATACGCTGAACTACAAGCTTTCCACCCGCTATAAATTTACAGACGGCATTGCCTTGCGCGCCTCGGCAAGCAGCGGTTTCCGTGCACCTTCCCTGCAGCAACGCTATTATGCTAAGACAAACACTCTTTTCGTAACCCAAAACGGGCAGCAGGTGGCGCAGGAAAGCGGAACATTCACGAACGACAGCCGGCCAGCTGAAATTTTGGGGATCCCTAAATTGAAACAGGAAACCTCGCAGAGTTTTACAGTAGGAACTACGATCCAGCTGTCAAATGCATTTGAATTGACCATCGACGCATACCAGATCGACATCGACGACCGGATCGTGCTGACTAATAATTTTAATGATGGCGGCAATGCGACATTGAAAGCACAGCTGGCCGCAGCTAATGCTACTACTGCCAATTTTTTTTCGAATGCGGTGGATACCCGATCGCGGGGAATTGAATCTGTTCTTTCCTACAACACAAAATTTGGAGGAAACCAATCGCTTCGGGCAGTTCTCGCAGGTACATTCATTCAAAACAAAGTGAAGAAAGATGCCGACGGAAAGCCAATTATCCACGTGTCGGACATTCTGGTGCAAACCAAACAAGTCAACACCTATTTCAATCGGGAGGATATGAGCCGGTTCGAAATTGCCAGCCCAAAAAACAAGCAAAGCCTGACTGTCAATTACAATATCGGGAAGCTTGGACTGATGCTGCGCGCCGTGCGTTTTGGAGAAGTTACCTACTGGGACCCGACAATTGACCCCACGAAACCTGACTCCTGGCCAGTCAATACATTAACAGGCCAGAAAGAAACCCTGGACCAGACCTTCGGCGCGAAGATCGTTACCGATATTGCTGTTAATTACAATCTGGTCAAAGGAATCAACTTGTCGGTTGGTTCAAACAATCTATTTGATGTATACCAGGATAAGCATACCCACTCCGGAAATGTCAGCCTCGGCCGGTTTGTATATTCCCGCCGCGTACAGCAAATGGGCGTAAACGGGCGGTATGTTTTTGCCAGAATAAATTTCAATTTCTAG
- a CDS encoding RagB/SusD family nutrient uptake outer membrane protein, with protein sequence MKTINFKNNIRKTSLYLGLAGLLIIPSACDESFLDTDPQGKQAGTIFWQNEGDATKAVNAMYANLRSWNNTAFAPIAVESIGSDDAEKGSIASDAPFFNDYDTFKIGSTDGQLGGFWQGQYQNINYANQVIGNIPAIAMDETLKARYIAEAKFVRAYSHFRLVRAFGDVPLRMAVPKDATEYNIPRTPKAEVYAAIEQDLAEAAAVLPQSYGAADLGRVTKGAALSLHAKVAMYQAKWQQVFDLTSQVISSGQYKLFPQYEALFRVPNENSTESIFEIQNELIQSNKDASNSQYSQVQGVRGVVGGGWGFNVPTKALADAFETGDPRRDATIIFRGETTPSGDAIPAVGDNPMYNQKSYVPLSMFVNGFNEGAQQNVRVIRYAEVLLMNAEAANELGNATQALASLELVRARARGTLKNVLPKVTLTEKTALRNAIWHERHVELAMEFDRYFDVIRQGRAAEIFGPKGWTANKNEVWPVPQTEIDLSGGTLTQNPGY encoded by the coding sequence ATGAAGACTATAAATTTTAAGAACAATATTCGCAAAACCAGTCTGTACCTCGGGCTCGCGGGCTTGCTGATTATACCTTCTGCCTGCGATGAAAGCTTCCTGGACACCGACCCTCAGGGTAAGCAGGCGGGTACCATTTTCTGGCAAAATGAAGGGGATGCTACAAAAGCAGTGAATGCAATGTATGCGAACCTGAGAAGCTGGAACAATACTGCATTTGCACCAATTGCAGTCGAAAGTATAGGTTCGGACGATGCCGAGAAAGGCAGTATAGCCTCTGATGCACCTTTTTTCAATGACTATGATACATTCAAAATAGGGTCTACCGACGGGCAGCTGGGCGGCTTCTGGCAAGGTCAGTATCAGAATATCAATTATGCCAACCAGGTAATTGGAAATATTCCTGCTATCGCGATGGATGAAACGCTCAAAGCGAGGTATATCGCAGAAGCGAAGTTTGTCCGGGCATATTCACATTTCAGATTAGTCCGTGCGTTTGGCGATGTTCCCCTTCGGATGGCAGTACCAAAGGATGCGACCGAATATAACATTCCACGCACACCAAAAGCAGAAGTTTATGCTGCTATTGAGCAGGATCTGGCTGAGGCGGCTGCGGTGTTGCCGCAAAGTTACGGCGCCGCCGATCTCGGTCGTGTTACCAAAGGCGCCGCACTTTCGCTTCATGCAAAAGTGGCGATGTACCAGGCGAAATGGCAGCAGGTTTTTGACCTGACCAGTCAGGTGATTTCCTCAGGCCAATACAAGCTTTTTCCCCAGTACGAAGCACTTTTCCGTGTTCCGAATGAAAATTCAACCGAGTCTATTTTCGAAATCCAGAATGAACTGATCCAGTCGAATAAAGATGCCTCCAACTCCCAGTATTCTCAGGTTCAGGGTGTGCGCGGCGTTGTAGGCGGAGGTTGGGGTTTTAATGTTCCTACAAAAGCGTTGGCTGATGCATTCGAGACAGGAGATCCTAGAAGAGATGCTACGATCATTTTCCGCGGTGAAACCACTCCTTCCGGCGATGCGATCCCGGCAGTAGGCGATAATCCAATGTACAACCAGAAGTCCTATGTTCCATTGAGTATGTTCGTAAATGGCTTTAACGAAGGAGCGCAGCAGAACGTCAGAGTAATCCGGTATGCAGAGGTTTTGCTGATGAATGCCGAGGCGGCCAATGAACTCGGTAATGCCACTCAGGCGCTTGCTTCGCTCGAATTGGTGCGTGCGCGGGCCAGGGGCACGTTGAAAAATGTTCTCCCAAAGGTTACATTAACGGAGAAAACAGCCTTGCGCAACGCAATCTGGCACGAGCGGCACGTTGAGCTGGCGATGGAATTTGACCGGTATTTCGATGTGATCCGCCAGGGAAGAGCAGCCGAGATCTTCGGACCGAAAGGCTGGACAGCGAATAAAAATGAAGTATGGCCGGTTCCGCAGACAGAGATAGATCTCAGTGGAGGTACATTGACCCAAAATCCAGGATATTAA